The following are from one region of the Paenibacillus protaetiae genome:
- a CDS encoding MFS transporter, with translation MAYSWKRNLVVLWIGVFFCSAAYSTSIPFIPLFLSSDLGVESHLSLWSGIAFGITFLSSALISPYWGSLADKYGRKPMLIRSGFSLAALYLITYFIHDPYLFLVLRIFQGLLAGYVPAAIAMVATNTPEDKSGYALGIMSTSSATGGIVGPLVGGFVSHLVGNRDSFLVSAVIVLCAAVIATVFAKEEKFNRSGKRSSVKEDLKIALSNKTFATLMMLTGMTTFSVMILEPLLTVYVMDLGVPTKDATLLSGIVFSSVGIATLIAAPRWGKYGQRIGFSTVLLIGLIGGAIGNALQYFVGNWIEFGSLRFVYGLFFAGVYPAINATIVKVTDSSFRGRAFSLNQSANQFATMLGPIIGGALGSWMPIRWVFVINGVLLGCSAFVLYRINRNNNQSETTGGQNASSGA, from the coding sequence TTGGCTTACTCGTGGAAACGTAATTTGGTTGTGTTATGGATCGGGGTCTTCTTTTGCAGCGCCGCCTATTCGACCTCCATTCCGTTTATCCCGCTGTTTCTGAGTTCGGATTTGGGCGTTGAGAGCCATTTGTCGCTTTGGTCCGGCATCGCCTTCGGCATTACGTTTCTGTCCAGCGCCTTGATTTCGCCGTATTGGGGATCTTTGGCCGACAAATACGGCCGCAAACCGATGCTGATCCGGTCCGGCTTCAGCCTTGCGGCGCTTTATCTCATCACATATTTCATCCATGACCCGTATTTATTTCTTGTGCTTCGTATATTCCAAGGCCTGCTGGCCGGTTATGTGCCCGCCGCGATCGCGATGGTCGCCACTAATACGCCGGAGGACAAATCAGGCTATGCGCTTGGCATTATGTCGACCTCCAGCGCAACCGGCGGCATTGTCGGACCGCTTGTGGGCGGCTTTGTCAGCCATCTGGTCGGCAACCGCGACTCTTTTCTCGTCTCGGCCGTTATTGTGTTATGCGCGGCGGTTATTGCAACCGTGTTCGCCAAAGAGGAGAAGTTTAACCGCTCCGGCAAACGGTCATCTGTCAAAGAAGATTTGAAGATTGCTTTATCCAATAAAACATTCGCTACCTTAATGATGCTGACCGGCATGACGACCTTTTCCGTCATGATTCTGGAGCCGCTCCTGACCGTATATGTCATGGATCTGGGCGTGCCGACCAAAGACGCCACGCTGCTGTCCGGCATTGTATTCTCCTCCGTTGGCATTGCGACGCTGATCGCAGCGCCGCGCTGGGGAAAATACGGACAGCGGATCGGATTTTCAACCGTGCTGCTGATCGGGCTGATCGGCGGGGCTATCGGCAATGCACTGCAATATTTTGTCGGCAACTGGATCGAATTCGGTTCGCTCCGCTTTGTGTACGGCCTGTTCTTTGCCGGTGTATATCCGGCGATCAACGCCACGATCGTTAAGGTGACGGACAGCTCGTTCCGCGGCAGGGCGTTCAGCTTGAACCAGTCCGCCAACCAGTTCGCTACGATGCTTGGCCCGATTATCGGCGGCGCATTAGGCAGCTGGATGCCAATCCGCTGGGTATTTGTCATCAACGGCGTACTGCTCGGATGTTCCGCTTTTGTGCTGTACCGGATTAACCGGAACAACAACCAGAGCGAAACAACCGGCGGGCAAAACGCAAGCAGCGGCGCCTGA
- a CDS encoding basic amino acid ABC transporter substrate-binding protein gives MKRGLWLVLLTLFAMVMASCGNTGKGNSESLSSASPGETSEPVSLYKIATDASYAPMEMMDKDKITGFDIDFLAEVMKQAGLSYEVENTGWDSLMTSLSSNKSAFSAAISAISITSEREQTYDFSAPYFESTNMIVSKAGSGIQSALDLKGKKVAVQGGTTADEIMTGIMGEGSTDLKRFDSNTLALLELASGGADAVVADIAVVKEYIKNNPDAKLEGVVDKQNFSTEFYGIMFPKGGELKAKLDPAIQAVITNGKYAEIYQKWFGEEPDTAALLNP, from the coding sequence ATGAAGCGAGGTTTATGGTTAGTATTATTAACACTATTTGCGATGGTTATGGCAAGCTGCGGAAATACCGGTAAAGGCAACTCGGAATCACTTTCATCGGCATCGCCCGGAGAAACGTCCGAGCCTGTCAGCCTGTACAAAATTGCAACCGATGCTTCCTATGCGCCGATGGAAATGATGGATAAAGACAAAATTACCGGCTTTGATATTGATTTTTTGGCCGAGGTTATGAAGCAGGCCGGATTGTCCTATGAAGTGGAGAATACCGGCTGGGACTCGCTGATGACGAGCTTAAGCTCCAATAAGTCAGCTTTTTCGGCGGCAATTTCTGCGATTTCGATTACGAGCGAGCGGGAGCAAACGTATGACTTCTCAGCGCCTTATTTTGAATCGACGAATATGATTGTCAGCAAAGCCGGAAGCGGCATTCAAAGCGCGCTGGACTTAAAAGGGAAGAAGGTAGCAGTGCAAGGCGGCACAACGGCGGATGAAATTATGACCGGCATTATGGGAGAAGGCAGCACCGATTTGAAACGGTTCGACAGCAATACGCTGGCCCTGCTTGAGCTGGCGAGCGGCGGTGCGGACGCAGTTGTGGCCGACATCGCCGTTGTGAAGGAATATATTAAAAATAACCCCGACGCCAAGCTGGAAGGCGTTGTCGACAAGCAAAACTTCAGCACCGAATTTTACGGAATAATGTTTCCGAAAGGCGGAGAGCTGAAAGCGAAGCTGGACCCGGCCATTCAAGCGGTCATTACGAACGGCAAATACGCTGAAATCTATCAAAAATGGTTTGGTGAAGAACCCGACACCGCCGCATTGCTGAACCCGTAG
- a CDS encoding lipid II flippase Amj family protein — MLQSLLVVCVLTMIIHTAETLSYSVRYAGVKLNKVAVALSLTGIIVLVSRTANLIQAPLTAKFVDHARVDTSFDLLLYLRAILLASSVGTIAAIALFPTFVLLFGRIIAKLEVAGSLPRLITSVTIGQLKNTKHYIRKPFVSLRSFRYLDVPKRFILLNIVVTAFYTVGVMSSLYAAHLVPHFSTTASQASGIINGIATVLLTIFVDPQLGLIMDKALRDEKAKDQLGKVYTLLMVSRFFGTLLGQALIVPAAYFISFIVKLI; from the coding sequence TTGCTTCAGAGTCTATTGGTAGTATGTGTGCTGACGATGATTATCCATACGGCGGAGACGTTGTCCTATTCCGTCCGGTATGCCGGCGTCAAGCTGAACAAGGTAGCGGTCGCGTTGTCGCTGACCGGCATTATTGTGCTTGTGTCGCGGACAGCGAACTTGATCCAGGCGCCGCTGACCGCCAAATTCGTGGATCATGCCAGAGTCGATACATCGTTTGATCTGCTGCTTTATTTACGGGCGATATTGCTTGCTTCTTCGGTTGGCACGATCGCAGCCATTGCCTTGTTCCCGACCTTCGTGCTGCTGTTCGGGCGTATTATTGCGAAGCTGGAAGTGGCCGGCTCGCTGCCAAGGCTGATTACAAGCGTTACCATCGGGCAGTTGAAAAACACAAAGCATTACATACGCAAGCCGTTTGTTTCGCTCCGGTCGTTCCGTTATTTGGATGTGCCCAAACGATTTATATTATTAAATATTGTTGTAACCGCCTTCTATACGGTTGGCGTCATGTCTTCCTTGTATGCCGCGCATTTGGTGCCGCATTTCAGTACGACCGCTTCGCAGGCTTCCGGCATTATTAACGGCATCGCTACGGTGCTGCTCACGATTTTTGTCGATCCCCAGCTGGGCTTAATTATGGACAAAGCGCTGCGCGACGAAAAAGCGAAAGATCAGCTCGGCAAAGTGTACACGCTGCTGATGGTATCGCGGTTTTTTGGCACTTTGCTTGGGCAGGCGCTTATTGTGCCGGCCGCTTATTTTATCAGCTTTATTGTGAAGCTGATTTAA
- a CDS encoding ABC1 kinase family protein, whose amino-acid sequence MSLGKKIRRLQRYQEITKAFIKNGFGFVAKDIGLIELLPFQRRDEDHNASQRSIGPRLRMILEELGPTFVKLGQIASTRPDFIPAPLIKELEHLQDHVAPFPYETAEVIVENELGAPIGELFREFGREPIASASIGQVYRAVLPDGTAVAVKVQRPGIERRIAVDLDILSELSRQAEARLEWARKYRLADMIGELSRALQMELDYRVEARNTERFAANAKRWTHPVHIPSVYGEYSSRKVLTMDYIEGIKLSEREQLSEAGYDYKKLSEIFAMTILEQVLFDGFFHGDPHPGNVLVLPCGELALLDFGMAGRLSEEMKMQFASFVIALRGQSTDGVIRAISKLGIIPEETDRSALRLDVDELREKYYDLPLQEISIGEAVGDLFRVSIKHDIRIPSDLTLLGKSLLTMEGVVEALDPEFSVFDAAEPFGKRLLLERLDPLRAARKWAGKLPEYADLLEEIPLRFKDVLGLIKKGKLGLEVSLQDEERFAKKLDRIGNRLSFSIVLLSFSLIMVGLIIGSSMGQQNTVLWQIPAIEIGLAIALAMFVFLIYSIFRSGRF is encoded by the coding sequence GTGAGCCTTGGCAAAAAAATACGGCGCCTGCAGCGGTATCAGGAAATAACGAAGGCGTTTATTAAAAACGGCTTCGGGTTCGTCGCCAAGGATATCGGGTTAATCGAGCTGCTGCCTTTCCAGCGAAGGGATGAAGACCATAACGCCAGCCAACGCTCGATTGGCCCGAGGCTGCGGATGATTTTGGAGGAGCTCGGCCCGACCTTCGTCAAGCTGGGCCAGATCGCCAGCACCAGGCCGGACTTTATTCCGGCGCCGCTTATTAAAGAACTGGAGCACCTGCAGGACCATGTTGCCCCTTTTCCGTACGAAACGGCGGAGGTGATTGTGGAAAATGAACTAGGCGCGCCGATCGGCGAGTTGTTCCGCGAATTTGGCCGCGAACCGATCGCATCTGCATCCATTGGACAAGTGTACCGCGCGGTGCTGCCGGACGGCACGGCGGTTGCGGTTAAAGTACAGCGTCCCGGCATTGAGCGCCGGATTGCCGTTGATCTGGATATACTGAGCGAGCTGTCCCGGCAAGCCGAAGCGCGGCTGGAATGGGCGCGCAAATACCGGCTGGCCGATATGATCGGCGAACTGTCGCGTGCCTTGCAGATGGAGCTGGATTACCGCGTGGAGGCGCGGAATACGGAACGTTTTGCAGCTAACGCCAAACGCTGGACCCATCCGGTGCACATTCCCTCTGTATACGGGGAGTATTCGTCCCGTAAAGTGCTGACGATGGATTACATAGAAGGAATTAAGCTGTCTGAGCGGGAACAGCTGTCGGAAGCGGGTTATGATTACAAGAAGCTGTCGGAAATTTTTGCAATGACGATACTGGAGCAGGTATTGTTTGACGGCTTTTTCCACGGCGATCCGCATCCCGGCAACGTGCTCGTGCTGCCCTGCGGCGAGCTGGCGCTGCTTGATTTCGGAATGGCCGGCCGTTTGTCCGAGGAGATGAAGATGCAGTTTGCTTCTTTTGTCATTGCGCTGCGGGGGCAAAGCACGGACGGCGTTATCCGCGCCATCAGCAAGCTGGGCATTATTCCGGAGGAGACGGATCGTTCGGCGCTTCGCCTGGATGTGGACGAGCTCCGTGAAAAGTATTACGATCTTCCGCTGCAGGAAATCAGCATTGGCGAAGCGGTAGGCGACTTATTTCGCGTTTCGATCAAACACGACATTCGGATTCCGTCCGACCTGACCCTGCTTGGCAAATCGCTGCTCACGATGGAAGGCGTGGTCGAAGCGCTCGATCCGGAATTTAGTGTATTTGATGCGGCGGAACCGTTTGGCAAGCGGCTGCTGCTGGAGAGGCTGGACCCGCTGCGCGCCGCGCGAAAATGGGCAGGCAAGCTGCCGGAATACGCCGACCTGCTGGAAGAAATTCCGCTCCGGTTCAAGGATGTGCTGGGCCTTATTAAGAAAGGGAAGCTGGGGCTGGAAGTTTCGCTGCAGGACGAGGAGCGGTTCGCCAAAAAACTCGACCGGATCGGCAACCGGCTGTCGTTCAGCATCGTCCTGCTGTCGTTCAGCCTCATTATGGTCGGTTTAATTATCGGTTCCTCCATGGGCCAGCAAAACACCGTTTTGTGGCAAATTCCGGCGATTGAGATTGGACTGGCGATTGCGCTCGCGATGTTCGTGTTTCTCATCTATTCCATCTTTCGCTCAGGCCGGTTTTGA
- a CDS encoding amino acid ABC transporter permease — protein MSHFRFEIVADYLPLLLRGLGYTVMISALSIMLGALLGLAVGFGRMSGQLLWRAPAKAYIHFFRGTPLLVQILIVHFGLIPLILGTTNPIAAAITALSMNSAAYMAEIYRAGIQSIDKGQSEAASSLGLSRSQTMRFVILPQALRRMIPAFGNEFIVLIKDSSLATVIAAPELMYWTNAMKNQYMRVWEPYLTAALIYLILTYSMNKLLIYLEKRQGAAS, from the coding sequence GTGAGCCATTTTCGATTCGAGATTGTTGCAGATTATTTGCCGCTGCTGCTGCGGGGCCTCGGGTATACCGTTATGATTTCGGCGTTATCCATTATGCTTGGGGCATTGCTCGGGCTGGCGGTTGGCTTTGGCCGCATGTCGGGACAGCTTCTCTGGCGTGCGCCGGCTAAAGCGTATATTCATTTTTTCCGCGGAACGCCGCTGCTTGTGCAAATATTAATCGTTCATTTTGGCCTTATTCCGCTTATTCTCGGCACGACGAATCCGATTGCCGCTGCGATCACGGCTTTGTCGATGAATTCGGCGGCTTATATGGCGGAAATATACCGGGCGGGTATCCAGTCCATCGACAAGGGGCAGTCGGAAGCGGCCAGCTCCTTAGGTTTATCGCGCAGCCAGACGATGCGGTTTGTTATTTTGCCTCAAGCGCTCCGGCGGATGATTCCGGCTTTTGGCAACGAGTTTATCGTATTGATCAAAGATTCTTCGCTGGCTACCGTCATAGCTGCTCCCGAGCTGATGTACTGGACGAATGCGATGAAAAACCAGTATATGCGTGTATGGGAACCGTACTTAACGGCCGCTTTGATTTATTTGATTTTGACCTATTCCATGAACAAGCTGCTGATCTATTTGGAAAAAAGACAGGGGGCGGCGTCGTGA
- a CDS encoding amino acid ABC transporter ATP-binding protein, translating to MPHEPELQARPLAVKVSGLVKDYGKQRVLNGVDLEVGAGEVAVIIGPSGSGKSTLLRCLNLLERPQSGDIVIEGKPLLHPAADLNAIRTEIGMVFQQFNLFPHLTAADNIALAPVRVRKRPKAEARARAIELLEMVGLPDKADVYPGSLSGGQAQRVAIARALAMEPRLMLFDEPTSALDPEMVGEVLAVMKRLAEGGMTMVVVTHEMGFAKEAGHRVIFMEQGAIVEEGPPSRLFTSPAKERTRSFLSKVLS from the coding sequence ATGCCACATGAACCGGAGCTTCAAGCCCGGCCGCTTGCCGTCAAGGTTAGCGGGCTTGTGAAAGATTACGGCAAGCAGCGGGTGCTGAACGGGGTTGATCTGGAAGTTGGCGCAGGTGAAGTGGCCGTCATTATCGGCCCGTCCGGCTCCGGCAAATCTACGCTGCTTCGATGCCTCAATTTGCTGGAACGGCCGCAAAGCGGGGACATTGTAATTGAAGGGAAGCCGCTGCTTCACCCGGCTGCCGATTTGAACGCGATACGTACCGAAATCGGCATGGTGTTCCAGCAATTTAACTTGTTCCCGCATTTGACCGCAGCGGATAATATTGCGCTCGCGCCTGTACGCGTCCGCAAACGGCCAAAAGCGGAAGCGCGCGCGAGGGCGATCGAACTGCTGGAGATGGTAGGCTTGCCGGATAAAGCGGATGTGTACCCGGGTTCGCTCTCCGGCGGCCAGGCGCAAAGGGTAGCTATTGCAAGAGCGCTTGCGATGGAGCCGCGTCTTATGCTGTTTGATGAGCCGACTTCGGCGCTTGATCCGGAAATGGTAGGCGAGGTGCTTGCCGTCATGAAACGGCTTGCCGAAGGCGGCATGACGATGGTGGTGGTTACGCATGAAATGGGATTCGCCAAGGAAGCGGGCCATCGCGTAATTTTTATGGAGCAGGGCGCCATTGTTGAAGAAGGCCCGCCCAGCCGGCTGTTCACCAGCCCGGCGAAAGAAAGGACGCGGTCGTTTTTGTCCAAAGTGCTTTCGTGA
- a CDS encoding M3 family oligoendopeptidase, translating to MKFNEFVYERPDVQAVEQQFNQLLEAFRSAETFESQNEVMAHIIKLRNELDTAGQLVYIRHSIDTNDAFYKAEQDFFDEMIPVFQEHISNYYRELIGSPFRAQLEDKWGKQLFRLAELSLKTFSPEIIADLQQENKLQTEYSQLIASAKIMFEGEERTLSQLGPFAQSTDRDMRRRAEEARTSFMAEHEAQLDRIYDDLVKVRTTIAKKLGYPSFVELGYDRMSRTDYNSEMVANFRKQVLEDIVPVATKLKRRQQERIEVDQLLHYDESFSFKSGNAKPKGDPDWIVANGEKMYAELSPETDVFFQFMKNNGLMDLVAKKGKQSGGYCTYISGYKAPFIFSNFNGTSGDIDVLTHEAGHAFQVYESRGYEVPEYSFPTYEACEIHSMSMEFFAWPWMNLFFEEDADKYRFSHLAGALTFIPYGVAVDEFQHYVYANPEATPEDRKRAWRDIERNYLPHRNYADNDYLERGNFWHKQGHIFTTPFYYIDYTLAQICAFQFWKKMYEERSAAWADYVHLSRQGGSRSFTELVQIAGLISPFEDGCVSSVIGSIEQWLDSVDDKSL from the coding sequence ATGAAATTTAATGAATTCGTTTATGAACGTCCGGACGTGCAGGCGGTCGAACAGCAGTTCAATCAGTTGCTTGAGGCTTTTCGCTCGGCAGAAACCTTCGAATCGCAAAATGAGGTCATGGCTCATATTATCAAGCTGCGGAACGAGCTGGATACCGCAGGACAACTCGTTTACATCCGCCATTCCATTGATACCAACGATGCTTTTTATAAAGCCGAGCAGGACTTTTTTGATGAAATGATACCGGTGTTTCAAGAGCATATTTCGAATTATTACCGCGAGCTGATCGGGTCGCCGTTCCGTGCGCAGCTCGAGGACAAATGGGGCAAGCAGCTGTTCCGGCTTGCGGAACTTTCGCTGAAGACGTTCAGCCCCGAAATTATCGCCGACCTTCAGCAGGAGAATAAGCTGCAGACCGAATACAGCCAGCTGATCGCATCGGCCAAAATTATGTTCGAGGGCGAGGAACGCACCTTGTCCCAGCTCGGGCCTTTCGCACAGTCCACGGACCGCGATATGCGCCGCCGGGCGGAGGAAGCGCGCACGAGCTTTATGGCGGAGCATGAGGCTCAGCTGGACCGGATCTACGACGACCTCGTCAAAGTCCGCACCACCATTGCGAAGAAGCTTGGTTACCCGAGCTTTGTGGAGCTTGGTTACGACCGGATGAGCCGGACCGACTACAATTCCGAGATGGTCGCTAATTTCCGCAAGCAGGTGCTGGAGGACATTGTCCCTGTTGCGACTAAGCTGAAGCGGCGCCAGCAGGAGCGGATTGAAGTCGATCAGCTGCTGCATTACGATGAGAGCTTCAGCTTCAAATCAGGCAACGCCAAGCCTAAAGGTGATCCGGACTGGATCGTAGCAAACGGGGAGAAGATGTACGCCGAGCTGTCTCCGGAAACGGATGTATTTTTCCAATTTATGAAAAACAACGGGCTGATGGATCTTGTTGCCAAGAAAGGGAAGCAAAGCGGCGGTTATTGCACGTACATAAGCGGGTATAAAGCGCCTTTTATTTTCTCCAATTTCAATGGCACTTCGGGCGATATAGACGTATTGACGCATGAAGCCGGCCATGCGTTCCAAGTGTACGAAAGCAGAGGGTACGAGGTGCCGGAATATTCGTTCCCGACCTATGAAGCTTGCGAAATCCATTCGATGAGCATGGAGTTTTTTGCATGGCCGTGGATGAATCTGTTTTTTGAAGAGGATGCGGATAAGTACCGTTTCAGCCATTTGGCAGGAGCGCTTACGTTTATTCCGTACGGGGTAGCGGTAGACGAATTTCAGCATTATGTATATGCCAATCCGGAAGCGACGCCGGAGGACCGGAAGCGGGCATGGCGCGACATTGAACGCAACTATTTGCCGCACCGCAATTATGCGGATAATGATTATCTGGAGCGCGGCAACTTTTGGCATAAGCAAGGGCATATTTTTACGACGCCGTTTTATTATATCGACTACACGCTCGCTCAAATTTGCGCCTTTCAATTCTGGAAAAAGATGTACGAGGAGCGCAGCGCAGCGTGGGCCGATTACGTCCATCTTTCCCGCCAAGGCGGCAGCCGATCCTTCACCGAGCTGGTGCAGATCGCCGGCCTGATCTCGCCGTTTGAAGACGGCTGCGTAAGCTCCGTTATCGGGAGCATCGAGCAGTGGCTGGACAGTGTGGACGACAAAAGCTTGTAA
- a CDS encoding transporter substrate-binding domain-containing protein yields MKKWIPFAAALLTVTLVVSGCGSNKNNTQASSGSSGGSGKVTKLIVGTGTQFPNVCFIDENGKLTGFDVELVREIDKRLPDYEFEFKTMDFSSLLLSLETNKVDFVAHQMEKNPDREAKYLFTKEPYSIFLSKVAVDKNNDTIHSIDDLKGKKVLTSPTSNQAYFLEQYNKDHDNALNIVYSSGAANDLVSQIQNKRVDATLATDFSLRFYPGADGQPALKTVGDPLIQSDVYFVLRKDSQQLADRLDEAVKELRDDGTLAKLSVQWLGEDFTKTLDEAK; encoded by the coding sequence ATGAAGAAATGGATACCTTTTGCTGCAGCGCTATTAACCGTGACACTGGTGGTTTCGGGCTGCGGAAGCAATAAAAACAATACGCAGGCGTCGTCCGGCTCTAGCGGCGGCTCCGGCAAAGTAACGAAGCTGATCGTAGGCACGGGGACGCAATTTCCGAACGTGTGCTTTATTGATGAGAACGGCAAGCTGACCGGCTTTGACGTCGAGCTTGTCCGGGAAATCGACAAGCGTCTGCCGGATTATGAATTTGAATTTAAAACAATGGACTTCTCCAGCCTGCTCCTCAGTCTGGAAACGAATAAAGTTGATTTTGTAGCGCATCAGATGGAGAAAAACCCTGACCGCGAAGCGAAATATTTGTTTACGAAAGAGCCGTACAGCATCTTCCTCTCGAAGGTGGCCGTGGACAAAAATAACGATACGATTCATTCCATCGACGATCTGAAGGGCAAAAAAGTATTAACGTCGCCAACAAGCAACCAGGCCTATTTCCTGGAGCAATACAACAAAGACCATGATAATGCACTTAATATCGTGTATTCAAGCGGAGCGGCAAATGACCTGGTGTCGCAAATCCAAAACAAACGGGTAGACGCTACGCTTGCGACGGACTTCTCGCTCCGGTTTTACCCGGGGGCGGACGGCCAGCCGGCGCTGAAGACGGTAGGCGACCCGCTGATTCAGTCGGATGTCTATTTTGTCCTCCGCAAGGACAGCCAGCAGCTCGCTGACCGTCTGGATGAAGCGGTCAAGGAATTGCGCGACGACGGTACGCTTGCGAAGCTGAGCGTGCAATGGCTTGGCGAAGACTTTACGAAAACGCTGGATGAAGCGAAATAA
- a CDS encoding phasin family protein, translating into MKDLINKMISLGYGVAETSKEQIEKLVDELVKKGEISRAESMGLVNDIMVKAGEAQRKAMDSIRDAVASVAAELQLATKEDVERLERKIDALSGNLNETEG; encoded by the coding sequence ATGAAAGATTTGATCAACAAAATGATATCGTTAGGCTATGGCGTGGCGGAAACAAGCAAGGAGCAAATCGAGAAACTGGTGGATGAGCTGGTGAAAAAAGGGGAAATCAGCCGGGCCGAGTCGATGGGGCTTGTGAACGATATTATGGTCAAGGCGGGAGAAGCGCAGCGCAAAGCCATGGATTCGATCCGCGACGCGGTTGCTTCCGTAGCGGCGGAGCTGCAGCTCGCAACCAAAGAGGATGTGGAACGGCTTGAACGGAAAATTGACGCATTGTCAGGCAATCTGAATGAAACGGAAGGCTGA
- a CDS encoding LysR family transcriptional regulator, translating to MNIENIEAFVYVIHYGSFNKAAEVLYLSQPSVTARIQSLERELDCKLFDRWGKQTSLTEEGKRFLPYAQQLLQTLQKGKLQLQSKKAQPNELRIGCTVSVSQYIIPDILPALRKRYPDVHFKFKTAVTDEIIDKVLSEELDVGLVRNVQHPNLKSVKYYDDPIRLYVHKGHPLAEAPAPVLEDIGQYPLVFFECGALDWLRIHRLFEQLDHPPAIDFHTDNLEMAKKLVLTEAGICFLPSLCVRQEVRDGKLIPIDFPEVTGISLQTNLISLNGDSHFHQAFAELSSIVSPLLK from the coding sequence ATGAATATTGAAAATATTGAAGCCTTTGTCTATGTCATCCATTACGGAAGTTTTAATAAAGCAGCCGAGGTGCTTTATTTATCCCAGCCGTCGGTAACAGCGCGGATTCAATCGCTGGAGCGCGAGCTGGACTGCAAGCTGTTTGACCGGTGGGGGAAGCAGACCTCGCTGACAGAGGAAGGGAAACGTTTCCTGCCTTATGCGCAGCAATTGCTGCAGACGCTGCAAAAGGGCAAGCTGCAGCTGCAAAGCAAAAAGGCGCAGCCAAACGAGCTGCGCATCGGATGCACCGTCTCGGTGTCGCAATATATTATTCCCGATATTTTGCCGGCGCTGCGAAAACGTTACCCGGATGTTCATTTCAAATTCAAAACGGCGGTTACCGACGAAATTATTGATAAGGTGCTGAGCGAAGAGCTCGATGTGGGACTCGTCCGCAACGTGCAGCATCCGAATTTGAAGTCGGTCAAATATTACGATGACCCGATCCGGCTTTATGTGCACAAAGGGCACCCGCTTGCGGAAGCGCCTGCCCCGGTACTGGAAGATATCGGCCAGTACCCGCTTGTATTTTTCGAATGCGGCGCACTCGACTGGCTGCGGATCCACCGGCTGTTCGAGCAGCTGGACCATCCGCCGGCTATTGATTTTCATACCGACAATTTGGAAATGGCGAAAAAACTGGTGCTCACCGAAGCGGGCATATGTTTTTTGCCGAGCTTATGCGTGCGCCAGGAGGTGCGGGACGGCAAGCTTATCCCGATAGATTTTCCTGAAGTAACGGGCATATCGCTGCAGACCAATCTCATTTCGCTGAACGGCGACAGCCACTTCCATCAAGCATTTGCCGAGCTTTCATCGATCGTATCGCCGCTGCTGAAATAA
- a CDS encoding amino acid ABC transporter permease has protein sequence MKLDPWFIVTAFVKLLSALPMTLLVTAVSVICGFVIGSAVALARIYRIPVLSQLGAAYVTFIRGTPMLMHLFLVYFGLPALIDTISGALGLSFRSASIPLIDFVFISFSLTAGAYMSEVVRAGILAVNKGQIEAAYSIGMTTWQALRRIVLPQAFAASIPHFTNSVIGMLHGSTLAFTVSVVEIQAKADIVAATSWKFFEAYIAAALLFWGLTFLIERSSALLEKRANSYNRGGVA, from the coding sequence ATGAAGCTTGATCCATGGTTTATTGTGACGGCGTTTGTCAAGCTTCTGTCGGCTTTGCCGATGACGCTCCTTGTAACGGCCGTTTCCGTAATTTGCGGCTTTGTGATCGGCTCCGCCGTTGCGCTGGCCCGTATTTACCGGATCCCCGTCCTAAGCCAGCTTGGCGCTGCGTATGTCACGTTTATTCGCGGGACGCCGATGCTGATGCACTTATTCCTTGTTTATTTCGGCCTGCCGGCGCTTATCGACACGATTTCCGGCGCGTTAGGCTTGTCGTTCCGCTCGGCTTCGATTCCGCTTATTGATTTTGTGTTTATTTCTTTCTCCTTAACGGCAGGAGCTTATATGTCCGAAGTGGTCCGCGCAGGCATACTGGCGGTGAATAAAGGCCAGATCGAAGCCGCTTATTCGATCGGCATGACCACTTGGCAGGCGCTGCGGCGCATCGTGCTTCCGCAGGCTTTTGCCGCAAGCATTCCGCATTTTACGAACTCCGTAATCGGCATGCTGCACGGCTCGACGCTTGCTTTTACCGTATCGGTGGTGGAGATTCAGGCCAAAGCCGACATTGTGGCGGCGACCAGCTGGAAGTTCTTCGAAGCGTATATCGCTGCGGCGCTTCTGTTCTGGGGGCTGACCTTCCTGATCGAACG